GCTTCGACCACCTGAATGCCGTTTTGCGTGGTGGCCGCGCCCGCGCCGCCCAGGTTGTTGACCAACAACTGTGTGCTACCCGAGATCGCGCCCTGACTGACGATCAGCCGGTCGGAGGCAGCGTCATCACCTGCCAGCACACTGTTTACCCGCAATATGCCGTTCTCGCCTTCGTAGTCGCCGTTGATCGTCAGCCTGCCTTGGCCGTCGTTCCCGGTACTGAGGTCGAGGGTGCCGGCATTGCTCACGATCACGCCCTGGCCAGGGGTGAAGGCGGTGACCGTGCCACTGCTGGACACCACCGAGCTTGAACTGTCGATGAGCAAAAAGCCGCTGCCGGTGCCGGGGGCGTCGGGTGTTCCGGCACCGCCATCGCCGAGTACAAGGGTGTCATTGAGGGTGACCCGGCTGTTGTCCAGCAGCTCGATGGCCTCCCAGTTCACGTAGCGCTCACCGCCATTGAACTGGCTGTTGCGAAAGGTCAGTGTGTCGTTGCCTTGGCCGCCATCCAGTGCAGTGATCAATGTGCCGGCAGAGAGATTGGTGATGCTGGCGACGTCGTCGCCCAACCCCATGTCGACGCGCCCCCGGATGATGCCGCCGCTCCAATTGAAGATATCGTTACCCACACTGGCCAGCACACTGCCGCGCAGCGTGCCACCGCTGATGGTGATTTGGTCAATGCCACCGCTGACGCTGATATTGCCACCAATGCTGCCGCCGCGAAGGATGATGGTGTCATTGCCAAAACCGCTGACCAGGTTACCGTCAATCAAGGTAGGGGTCGCCGTGTCCTGTGACATCTCGAAGAAATTGTCGGCAAGTTTCAGGTCGACCCGGCCGATTTGCCCACCCGAGAAGGTGGCATTGTCACCGTCTTCGAACGCATCGATGATGCGCCCGTCGCTCATCGTGAAAACGTCGTAGCTCTCGCCCTGGTTCAGCGACTGGATCGTGCCGCCGCTCATGGTAAAGGTGTCGACGGCCTGGGTTTGCACCACCGCCCCCAGGGTTTCACCGGGCAAAACCGTCAAGTCTGCCGCGTGGCCAATGAAGGGCAGCACCGCAAGTGCAGCAGGGGCAAGGCGTGCATGACGCATAGGGAGTTCTCCAGGTCGTGGTAAAAGGGACCACTACCTGGAGCTATATCGAAAGGGTTATTACTCCGGCCCTACTTTAGTTGTAGGTAACCGCGATATTCTTGGCAACTGTCAAAAATACCAGGTGGCGCGGTGCCATCAGTCGCGATAGAAAACCTGCACCAGGTGATACCCGAACTTGGTCTTGATCGGCCCATGCACCACGCGCAACGATTTTTTGAAGATCACCTGGTCGATTGCCCCCACCAGTTGCCCTGGCCGCACCTCGCCCAGGTCGCCGCCGCGTTTGCCCGACGGGCAGGTGGAAAATTTCTTCGCCAACACGTCAAAAGCCTCACCGTTGGCGATGCGCTGCTTGAGCTTTTCGGCTTCATCAGCGGTCTTGACCAGGATATGGCGGGCTTGAGCTTTCATGGTTCACCTGTGTTTCGGGGCAAAAAAGGCGCCATTATGCCTGATCGCGCAACTCCGTGCGGTCGCGGAATTGATCCAGCGCCTCGGGGTTGGCCAAGGCATCGGTGTTCTTGACCGGCAAGCCGTGCACCACATTGCGAATGGCCAGTTCGACCAGCTTGCCGCTGATGGTGCGCGGAATGTCGGCCACCTGCGCGATCACCGCCGGTACGTGGCGCGGGGTGGTGTACTGGCGGATCACCTGGCGAATGCGCTCGCGTAGCGCCTCATCCAGTTGCAGGCCGTCCTGCAGGCGCACGAACAGCACCACGCGCACATCGCCGTGCCAGTCTTGGCCGATGGCCACGCTTTCCAGCACCTGCTCGACCTTTTCAACCTGCCGGTAGATTTCTGCCGTGCCGATGCGCACACCGCCGGGGTTCAGTACGGCATCGGAGCGGCCGTGGATGACCATGCCGCCGCTGTCGCATTGCTCGGCGTAATCGCCTTGAGCCCAGACACCGGGGAACTGGCTGAAGTAAGCGTCGCGGTAACGGCTGCCATCAGTGTCATTCCAGAAGCCCAACGGCATCGACGGGAAGTTGCGGGTGCACACCAGTTCGCCTTTTTCGCCGGTGACCGGCTGGCCGTGTTCATTCCAGACCTCCACGGCCATGCCCAGGCCCTTGCAGGCAATTTCGCCACGGCGCACGGGCAGTGTCGGGTTGCCGAGCACGAAGCACGAGACGATGTCGGTGCCACCCGACATCGAGGCCAGGCGCACATCGGCTTTGATCTTGCCGTACACATAGTCGTAGCTGTGCGGTGACAGCGGCGAACCGGTCGACAGAATGGCCCGCAGGCTCTCCAGGCGGTGGCTGCGCGCTGGTGCGAGGCCCGCCTGTTCCAGTGCGGCCAGGTATTTGGCACTGGTGCCGAAGACGTTGATGCCCTCGTTGTCGATCAGGTCCAGCAAGCGCTCGGGGCCAGGGTGAAACGGTGAGCCGTCGTAAAGCACCAGCGTGGCACCGACTGCCAGGCCACTGACCAGCCAGTTCCACATCATCCAGCCGCAGGTGGTGTAGTAGAACAGCACGTCGTCGGCCTTCAGGTCGTTGTGCAGGCCGTGTTCCTTCAAGTGCTGCAGCAACACGCCTCCGGCGCGGTGGACGATGCACTTGGGCACGCCAGTGGTACCGCTGGAGTAAAGGATGTACAGCGGGTGGTCGAAGGGCAGTGGAGTAAACGCGGGTTCGCCGCCAGCCTGGTAGTAATCCCCCCAAAGGCAGACGTTGGCTGCGTTGAATTCGTCAGCCCGCGTTTGTGTGCGGGTGTAGGGCACGATGATCAGCTGTTGCAGCCCTGGCAACTGGCTGCACACCTGGTTGATCTTGTCGACCTGATCGATGGTTTTGCCCGCGTACTGGTAGCCCGCGCAGGCAATCAGCACTTTTGGTTCGATCTGGCCGAAGCGGTCGATGATGCCGTGCAGGCCAAACTCCGGTGAAGACGTCGACCACACCGCGCCCAGGCTGGTGCAGGCCAGCATGGCCACCAGGGTTTGCCAGGTGTTGGGCATGACGGCGGCGATGCGGTCGCCGGGTACGATGCCGGCGCTGATGAACGCTTGCTGCAAACCCGCCACTTCAGCGGCCAGTTGCGCATGGCTGAACGCACGGCGTGTGCCGTCTTCCTGCACGGCAATGAATGCCGGGCGGTCGTCGCGGCGGCGCAGCAAATGTTCGGCAACGTTGAGGGTGGCGCCGGCGAACCACTGAGCTTCGGGCATGGCGCTGCCTTCGCTGAGGACCTGGCTGGGCTGTGCATGCCACAGCACATCGAAGTACTCGGCCAACAGCTGCCAGAAGGCGCCGCGCTCAACGATGCTCCAGCGATGGAGCGCCGCGTAGTCGTTGAGTTGCAGGTTGTAACGCAGGTTGGCCCGGCGGCGAAAGGCATCCATGCGGCTGCCCTCGACTTGAGCGGTAGTGGGGCACCAAAGCACATCGTTCATGCGATACCTCTCGATTCATCGCCGGGGCAGGGGCCGCTTTACTCCACTTTAGCCTTTTGCACGTCTGCCGACGCCGACCACACGCGGTAACGCACCTCCACACCCTCCGGCACATACACCACCACCGGCAACTTGCTGTTGTAGCGCAGCATGAAGCCTTGGCCCACCACTGGCACGAAGGTTTCGGTCTTCTTGCCGTCCGGGCAAGCCATTAATGTGCTGGCGGGGCCGCCGACTTTTTCCAGGCGGTAATAGCTGTAGCCCCAGCCTTGCAGGGTGTGCCGTTCCAATTTGCCAGCCAGGCGCTGGCGGTTGCAGTCCACCTGCAGGGTTTTACCTGCCAGAATTTCCAGTTGGTGGGCCGATTCGTCGGTTTGCGCCGGCAGGTGGATGACCTGCCGGGTAAAGCCTGTTTCCGCTTCGGGGTAGGGGGCAACGTCCTTCAGGCTGGCCGCCACTACCGGTGTGGCAGCGGCCAGGGCCAGGAAGGCGGTGATCAGGGTTGGGCGCATAGGGCCTCCTTGCAGATGATCGAATGCGAGCGCTGCGCCAGGCCCAGGCCACCCCTTACTGGGCCAGCCAGCCACCGTCGACGTTCCAGGCGGCGCCGCGGACCTGGCTTGCGGCCTCGCTGCACAGGAAGAGTACCAGTTCTCCCAGATGCTCTGGTGTGACGAACGCCAGCGATGGCTGTTTCTCGGCCAGCAAGTCGTGTTGTGCCTGTTGCGGGTCAACCCCTTTGGCGGCGCGGTCGTCGATCTGTTTTTGCACCAGTGGCGTCAGTACCCAGCCTGGGCAGATGGCATTGCAGGTGACATTGCTGGTGGCGGTTTCCAGCCCCACCACTTTGGTCAGGCCGAGCACGCCGTGCTTGGCGGCCACGTAGGCGGCCTTGCCGGTGGAGCCCACCAGCCCGTGCACCGAGGCGATGTTGACGATACGCCCCCAGTTGCGCGCACGCATGCCCGGCAGCGCCAGGCGCGTGCCGTGGAACACCGCCGACAGGTTCAGGGCGATGATCTTGTCCCAGCTTTCCACCGGGAACTGCTCCACCGGCGCCACATGCTGGATGCCGGCATTGTTGACCAGGATGTCGACACCGCCGAATTCTCGCTCGGCCATCGCGAACAGTGCTTCGATCTGCGCCACATCAGACAAGTCTGCCGGGTGGTGCACGGCCTTCACACCTAGCCGGGTGATTTCGGCCAGTGCCGGGGCCGGGTCGCCAAAGCCGTTCAAAACAACGTTGGCGCCGGCGCGGGCCAGCACCTGGGCAATGCCCAGGCCGATGCCGCTGGTGGAACCGGTGACGAGTGCGGTTTTGCCGTTGAGAGACATGCCAAAAGCTCCTTAGACGATGCCGGTGGCGTAGAACGTGGCGATGACCACGAATACCGCCAGGGTCTTGATCAGGGTAATACCGAAAATGTCTTTGTACGCTTCGCGGTGGGTGAGGCCAGTGACCGCGAGCAAGGTAATGACCGCGCCGTTGTGCGGCAGGGTATCCATGCCACCGCTGGCCATCGCGGCCACCCGGTGGAACACTTCCAGCGGGATGTTGGCGGCATGGGCGGCGGCAATGAACGTGTCACCCATGGCCGCCAGGGCGATGCTCATGCCACCGGAGGCGGAGCCGGTAATGCCGGCCAGCAAGGTGACGGTGATGGCTTCGTTGACCAGCGGGTTGGGGATGCCGCGCAGCGCATCAGCCAGCACCAGAAAGCCCGGCAGCGAGGCAATCACCGCGCCAAAGCCATACTCGGAGGCCGTGTTCATGGCAGCCAGCAGCGCACCGCTGACCGCGCTTTTGGTGCCTTCGGCCAGGCGCGTACGGATGGCGCCGAAGGCGCACACCAACACCATGAGGATGCCCACCAGCAACGCGGCCTGCACTGCCCAGATGGCCGTAAGTTTGGCCACGTCACTGTTCACCGGCGCGCTCATGCCCGGTAACTGCAAGCTGTGGCTGGGGCCGTACCAGTGCGGGATCCAGTGGGTGAACAGCAAGTTCATCACCCCCACCAGCACCAGCGGCGCCAGGGCCAGCCAGGGGTTGGGCAGTGCCAGGTCCGGGGCGGTTTCCGGCTCGTTGCGCAATTCGGTGCCGTAGCCTTCGCCCGCGCGCTGGGCCTTGTTGCGCTGGCGTTGCAGGTAGAGCATGCCGGCGCAGAACACGAACACCGTACCGATCAACCCCAGCCAGGGCGCAGCCCAGGCGGTGGTATTGAAGAAGGTGCTGGGGATGATGTTCTGAATCTGCGGGGTGCCGGGCAGCGCGTCCATGGTGAAGGAAAACGCGCCCAAGGCGATGGTGGCGGGGATCAGCCGCTTGGGGATGTTGCTCTGGCGGAACATTTCGGCCGCGAACGGGTACACCGCAAATACCACCACGAACAGCGACACGCCGCCGTAGGTGAGCAGGGCGCACACCAGCACGATCACCAGCATGGCCTGGCGGGTGCCGAGCAGGCGGATGGCGGCGGCTACGATCGAGCGCGAAAAGCCCGACAGGTCGATGAGCTTGCCGAACACCGCGCCCAGCAGGAACACCGGAAAGTACAGTTTGATGAAGCCGACCATCTTCTCCATGAACACCCCGGTGAAGGCGGGTGCCACGGCGGCGGGGTCGGTGAGCAGTACCGCGCCGAGGGCGGCGATGGGGGCGAACAGGATTACGCTGTAGCCGCGGTAGGCGGCCAGCATCAGCAGGGCCAAAGCGGCCAGTGCGATGAGCACGGTCATCGGGGTGAGTCTCCTGGGTGGGTCTTGTTTTTATCGGTGACCGGGAGATAGCGGGAATCGTGCCAATTTTTAAGTTATTGATATATATAGATATTCCTTAATCGAACTGTTTCTGATTTGAGATTGTTGGGGCCGCGTTGCGGCCCATCGCGGCTAAAGCCGCTCCTACACAGGCGACGCGTTCCCCCCTGTAGGAGCGGCTTCAGCCGCGATCGAGGGCGCAGCCCTCGCAACAATCTCAAAATGGAAACCAAAATCTCCAATCAGAGACCAAGCGCCACCATCTTTTTATACAGCGTCGAGCGCCCCAACCCCAACGCCTTCGCCGCCTCCGGCACATTCCCCCCGTACTCAGCCAACGCACCCCCAATCAGCTTGCGTTCAAACTGAGCACAAGCCTCCCGATAACTCAGCCGCTCGCAAGCAACCGGCGCCAACGGCCCCAACGCTTCGCGCAATTCTTCGGCCCCAAGCCGCGGCTGGTCCGCCAGCAGCGTCGCCCGTTCCAGCACATTGCGCAGCTCACGGATATTGCCCGGCCATGCATGCCGTACCAGCAACTGCAACGCATCTGGCTCCAGCTCGAACTGGCTACCCAGCTCGGCCAGGATCGCCTCGCACAATGCCGGCAAGTCTTCGGCGCGCTCACGCAAGGGCGGCACGGCAATCGGCAGCACGTTCAGGCGGTAATACAAATCCGCCCGGAACGCCCCGCGCGCCATGGCCGCCTGCAAGTCGATGGACGTGGCCGCGATAATGCGCACGTCGCTACGCAGCATCTGGTTGGAGCCGACCGGTTCGTACTCCTTTTCCTGCAGCACGCGCAGCAGCTTGCTCTGCAGGGCCAGTGGCATGTCGCCGATTTCGTCAAGAAACAGCGTGCCGCCCTCGGCCAATTGCAGCTTGCCGCTGCGCCCTTTGCGGTCAGCGCCGGTGAACGCTCCGGGCGCGGTGCCGAAAAACTCGGCCTCCAGCAGGTTCTCGGGGATGGCCGCGCTGTTGATGCTGACAAACGCCTTGTGCGCCCGTGCCGATGCCGCATGAATGGCATGGGCCAGCAGTTCCTTGCCCGTGCCGGTTTCGCCCAGCAGCAGCACCGGGGAGTCGCTGCCGGCGCCGCGCCGGGCGCGGCGTTTGGCTTCCAGGCAGGCCG
The genomic region above belongs to Pseudomonas sp. PSKL.D1 and contains:
- a CDS encoding peptidylprolyl isomerase, translated to MKAQARHILVKTADEAEKLKQRIANGEAFDVLAKKFSTCPSGKRGGDLGEVRPGQLVGAIDQVIFKKSLRVVHGPIKTKFGYHLVQVFYRD
- a CDS encoding acetoacetate--CoA ligase — translated: MNDVLWCPTTAQVEGSRMDAFRRRANLRYNLQLNDYAALHRWSIVERGAFWQLLAEYFDVLWHAQPSQVLSEGSAMPEAQWFAGATLNVAEHLLRRRDDRPAFIAVQEDGTRRAFSHAQLAAEVAGLQQAFISAGIVPGDRIAAVMPNTWQTLVAMLACTSLGAVWSTSSPEFGLHGIIDRFGQIEPKVLIACAGYQYAGKTIDQVDKINQVCSQLPGLQQLIIVPYTRTQTRADEFNAANVCLWGDYYQAGGEPAFTPLPFDHPLYILYSSGTTGVPKCIVHRAGGVLLQHLKEHGLHNDLKADDVLFYYTTCGWMMWNWLVSGLAVGATLVLYDGSPFHPGPERLLDLIDNEGINVFGTSAKYLAALEQAGLAPARSHRLESLRAILSTGSPLSPHSYDYVYGKIKADVRLASMSGGTDIVSCFVLGNPTLPVRRGEIACKGLGMAVEVWNEHGQPVTGEKGELVCTRNFPSMPLGFWNDTDGSRYRDAYFSQFPGVWAQGDYAEQCDSGGMVIHGRSDAVLNPGGVRIGTAEIYRQVEKVEQVLESVAIGQDWHGDVRVVLFVRLQDGLQLDEALRERIRQVIRQYTTPRHVPAVIAQVADIPRTISGKLVELAIRNVVHGLPVKNTDALANPEALDQFRDRTELRDQA
- the eco gene encoding serine protease inhibitor ecotin, translating into MRPTLITAFLALAAATPVVAASLKDVAPYPEAETGFTRQVIHLPAQTDESAHQLEILAGKTLQVDCNRQRLAGKLERHTLQGWGYSYYRLEKVGGPASTLMACPDGKKTETFVPVVGQGFMLRYNSKLPVVVYVPEGVEVRYRVWSASADVQKAKVE
- the hbdH gene encoding 3-hydroxybutyrate dehydrogenase, translating into MSLNGKTALVTGSTSGIGLGIAQVLARAGANVVLNGFGDPAPALAEITRLGVKAVHHPADLSDVAQIEALFAMAEREFGGVDILVNNAGIQHVAPVEQFPVESWDKIIALNLSAVFHGTRLALPGMRARNWGRIVNIASVHGLVGSTGKAAYVAAKHGVLGLTKVVGLETATSNVTCNAICPGWVLTPLVQKQIDDRAAKGVDPQQAQHDLLAEKQPSLAFVTPEHLGELVLFLCSEAASQVRGAAWNVDGGWLAQ
- a CDS encoding GntP family permease: MTVLIALAALALLMLAAYRGYSVILFAPIAALGAVLLTDPAAVAPAFTGVFMEKMVGFIKLYFPVFLLGAVFGKLIDLSGFSRSIVAAAIRLLGTRQAMLVIVLVCALLTYGGVSLFVVVFAVYPFAAEMFRQSNIPKRLIPATIALGAFSFTMDALPGTPQIQNIIPSTFFNTTAWAAPWLGLIGTVFVFCAGMLYLQRQRNKAQRAGEGYGTELRNEPETAPDLALPNPWLALAPLVLVGVMNLLFTHWIPHWYGPSHSLQLPGMSAPVNSDVAKLTAIWAVQAALLVGILMVLVCAFGAIRTRLAEGTKSAVSGALLAAMNTASEYGFGAVIASLPGFLVLADALRGIPNPLVNEAITVTLLAGITGSASGGMSIALAAMGDTFIAAAHAANIPLEVFHRVAAMASGGMDTLPHNGAVITLLAVTGLTHREAYKDIFGITLIKTLAVFVVIATFYATGIV
- a CDS encoding sigma-54 interaction domain-containing protein — its product is MHDNNHLKDYPQVRQLAIRSLFEIIEQSSEGTIIVDRDARIVWMNERYARRFGLADAASAIGQPCEAVIPGSLMRDVVSNGRPILLDMLDTPNEPLVVMRLPIHDAQGKLIGAIGFALFDELRSLSPLLKRYSSMQQELASTRSQLRARQAKYTFAQFVGSSAACLEAKRRARRGAGSDSPVLLLGETGTGKELLAHAIHAASARAHKAFVSINSAAIPENLLEAEFFGTAPGAFTGADRKGRSGKLQLAEGGTLFLDEIGDMPLALQSKLLRVLQEKEYEPVGSNQMLRSDVRIIAATSIDLQAAMARGAFRADLYYRLNVLPIAVPPLRERAEDLPALCEAILAELGSQFELEPDALQLLVRHAWPGNIRELRNVLERATLLADQPRLGAEELREALGPLAPVACERLSYREACAQFERKLIGGALAEYGGNVPEAAKALGLGRSTLYKKMVALGL